From a region of the Apibacter sp. B3706 genome:
- the bla gene encoding class A beta-lactamase, subclass A2: MNKFLTLAFLVMLSTSAFAQSGRKEMNKEYGRQYKEIGKNQNLSGYEKAQKKRELSLQQKQDNLNYSNSHDHVYDRHSELADKSLEKKIHSITKNKKATVGVAVIFDGKDTLTVNNDMEYPAMSVFKFHQALALLDYMNNNLLSLESNLYLKKSDIKKDTYSPLAKEYPEGNFTIPIGDLLNYTVSKSDNNASDALYYYMSGTKMTDLYLRTLGSKNFSIQATEEEMNKDFNNQYINWTTPLEAARLLDIFINKDIFCKNYKDFLFQAMTESETGSDKLKALLPKKVLIGHKSGSSSRNLEGLKAADNDIGFVYLPNGKQYSIAVFIKDSKEDDKTNARIIADISQVVYNFYKNK, encoded by the coding sequence ATGAACAAGTTTTTAACCTTAGCATTTCTAGTAATGCTGTCTACTTCTGCCTTTGCTCAATCCGGAAGAAAAGAAATGAATAAAGAATACGGCAGACAATATAAAGAGATAGGCAAAAATCAAAATTTATCCGGATACGAAAAAGCACAAAAAAAACGTGAACTTTCACTTCAACAAAAACAAGATAATTTAAATTACTCTAACTCTCATGATCATGTATACGATCGCCATTCAGAGCTTGCCGACAAAAGTTTAGAAAAAAAAATTCATTCCATTACTAAGAATAAGAAAGCCACTGTGGGAGTGGCCGTAATTTTCGACGGAAAAGATACCTTAACAGTTAATAACGATATGGAGTATCCGGCGATGAGCGTTTTTAAATTTCATCAAGCACTTGCTTTGTTGGACTACATGAACAATAATTTACTTTCTTTGGAATCTAATTTATATCTGAAAAAATCAGACATAAAAAAAGATACTTACAGCCCTTTAGCAAAAGAGTACCCGGAAGGTAATTTTACTATTCCAATTGGCGATTTGTTAAATTATACGGTTTCCAAAAGTGACAACAATGCTTCTGATGCTTTATATTATTATATGAGTGGTACTAAAATGACAGATCTATATTTACGTACACTAGGAAGTAAAAATTTTTCCATTCAAGCAACTGAAGAGGAAATGAACAAAGATTTTAATAACCAATATATAAATTGGACGACTCCGTTAGAAGCTGCCCGTTTATTGGATATTTTTATAAATAAAGATATCTTTTGTAAAAACTATAAAGATTTCTTATTCCAAGCAATGACAGAATCTGAAACAGGTTCGGATAAGTTAAAAGCTCTTTTACCTAAAAAAGTTTTAATTGGACATAAATCCGGCAGTTCTTCCCGAAATTTGGAAGGCTTAAAAGCCGCCGATAATGACATCGGTTTTGTTTATTTACCCAATGGGAAACAATATTCTATTGCAGTATTTATTAAAGATTCCAAAGAAGACGACAAAACCAATGCTCGAATAATTGCCGATATTTCTCAGGTAGTATATAACTTTTATAAAAATAAATAA